One Cellulomonas sp. Y8 DNA segment encodes these proteins:
- the sdhB gene encoding succinate dehydrogenase iron-sulfur subunit has protein sequence MSGEVLGTITLRVQRYRPDADEAPHLVDYEVPWGQDTSVLDALTWVKDHLDPTLAFRWSCRMAICGSCGFVLNGTPRLGCEHFVRDYAPGPLVVEPLANLAVERDLVVDLEPFLASLERARPWLVPDPEDPPGEAGNRQTPEQMLAYHDYAMCIDCLLCYAACPQVALVPDFLGPAAITAAVRYDKDSRDHGSDGRLPALDREDGLWACTFVGACSTACPKGVDPAAAIQQAKAATAAAWAAEFLLPRRGGRP, from the coding sequence GTGAGCGGCGAGGTGCTGGGCACGATCACCCTGCGCGTGCAGCGCTACCGCCCCGACGCGGACGAGGCGCCGCACCTGGTCGACTACGAGGTGCCGTGGGGCCAGGACACCTCGGTGCTCGACGCGCTCACCTGGGTCAAGGACCACCTCGACCCGACGCTCGCGTTCCGCTGGTCCTGCCGGATGGCCATCTGCGGGTCGTGCGGGTTCGTGCTCAACGGCACCCCGCGGCTCGGCTGCGAGCACTTCGTCCGGGACTACGCCCCGGGGCCGCTGGTCGTGGAGCCGCTCGCGAACCTGGCGGTCGAGCGGGACCTCGTCGTCGACCTCGAGCCGTTCCTCGCGTCGCTGGAGCGGGCCCGGCCGTGGCTGGTGCCGGACCCGGAGGACCCGCCCGGGGAAGCCGGCAACCGGCAGACGCCGGAGCAGATGCTGGCGTATCACGACTACGCGATGTGCATCGACTGCCTGCTCTGCTACGCCGCCTGCCCGCAGGTCGCGCTCGTGCCGGACTTCCTCGGGCCCGCCGCGATCACGGCGGCCGTCCGGTACGACAAGGACTCCCGGGACCACGGCTCCGACGGCCGGCTGCCCGCGCTCGACCGCGAGGACGGGCTGTGGGCGTGCACGTTCGTCGGGGCGTGCTCGACGGCGTGCCCCAAGGGCGTCGACCCCGCGGCGGCGATCCAGCAGGCCAAGGCGGCTACGGCGGCGGCGTGGGCGGCGGAGTTCCTGCTGCCGCGGCGCGGGGGCCGGCCGTGA
- the frdA gene encoding fumarate reductase (quinol) flavoprotein subunit: MQAVRTDVAVVGGGGAGLRAAVAVAEAHPELDVTVLSKVYPMRSHTVAAEGGAAGVVGADDSLEQHFADTVSGGDWLCDQDVVQYFVEHAAHEMYRLERWGCPWSRTDAGAVAVRRFGGMSRPRTWFAADKTGFHVLHTLFQTSLQHPSIARMDECLALELVVRDGRVAGVLAYDQREGYPVLVEAGAVVMATGGAGRLYAQNTNGAIVTGDGMAMAYRAGAPLRDLEFVQYHPTGLPGSGILITEGCRGEGGTLLNAEGRRYLQDYGLGPETPVGKPENKHMELGPRDRLSQAFWHEQQAGRTIPTPRGDAVHLDLRHLGRAHLRERLPLICELTEQYLGIDPATTPVPVCPSVHYSMGGIETDVTTATPLPGLFAVGECASSGLHGANRLGSNSLAELVVLGRVAGERAAAFALAEPTPADPRVRRDAADAAARHLSLMGRGSEPQVEIREELGRAMDDGVGIFRTRAGMERTAATVRELRHRYAEVRVVDTCPVYNTDWAAAVELGAMLDVAEALVPSALAREESRGSHQRLDGFGERDDERFLAHTRAWWTPDGPRLEHTPVTITTSPPATRAYGAAGAAATAEGADR; encoded by the coding sequence ATGCAGGCGGTCCGGACGGACGTCGCGGTCGTCGGGGGCGGGGGCGCGGGGCTCCGCGCCGCCGTCGCCGTCGCGGAGGCGCACCCCGAGCTCGACGTCACCGTGCTGTCGAAGGTGTACCCGATGCGCTCGCACACCGTCGCGGCCGAGGGCGGGGCGGCGGGCGTGGTCGGCGCCGACGACTCGCTGGAGCAGCACTTCGCGGACACCGTCTCCGGCGGCGACTGGCTCTGCGACCAGGACGTCGTGCAGTACTTCGTCGAGCACGCGGCGCACGAGATGTACCGGCTGGAGCGGTGGGGCTGCCCGTGGAGCCGCACCGACGCCGGCGCCGTCGCCGTCCGGCGGTTCGGGGGGATGAGCCGGCCGCGCACCTGGTTCGCCGCGGACAAGACCGGGTTCCACGTGCTGCACACCCTGTTCCAGACGTCGCTGCAGCACCCGTCGATCGCGCGGATGGACGAGTGCCTGGCCCTCGAGCTGGTGGTCCGGGACGGCCGGGTCGCGGGCGTGCTCGCCTACGACCAGCGCGAGGGCTACCCGGTCCTGGTGGAGGCCGGCGCCGTCGTCATGGCCACCGGCGGTGCGGGGCGGCTGTACGCGCAGAACACCAACGGCGCGATCGTCACGGGCGACGGCATGGCGATGGCCTACCGGGCCGGGGCGCCGCTGCGGGACCTGGAGTTCGTGCAGTACCACCCGACCGGTCTGCCCGGCTCCGGCATCCTCATCACCGAGGGCTGCCGCGGCGAGGGCGGCACCCTGCTCAACGCCGAGGGCCGCCGGTACCTGCAGGACTACGGGCTCGGCCCGGAGACCCCGGTGGGGAAGCCCGAGAACAAGCACATGGAGCTCGGCCCGCGCGACCGGCTCTCCCAGGCGTTCTGGCACGAGCAGCAGGCGGGCCGGACGATCCCGACGCCCCGCGGCGACGCCGTGCACCTCGACCTGCGGCACCTCGGGCGCGCGCACCTGCGCGAGCGGCTGCCCCTGATCTGCGAGCTCACCGAGCAGTACCTCGGCATCGACCCGGCGACGACGCCCGTCCCGGTCTGCCCGAGCGTGCACTACTCCATGGGCGGCATCGAGACGGACGTGACGACCGCGACGCCGCTGCCCGGGCTGTTCGCCGTGGGGGAGTGCGCGTCCTCCGGCCTGCACGGCGCCAACCGGCTCGGGTCGAACTCGCTCGCCGAGCTGGTGGTGCTCGGCCGGGTGGCGGGGGAGCGCGCCGCGGCGTTCGCCCTGGCCGAGCCGACCCCGGCCGACCCGCGGGTGCGCCGGGACGCCGCCGACGCCGCGGCGCGGCACCTGTCCCTGATGGGCCGGGGCTCCGAGCCGCAGGTCGAGATCCGCGAGGAGCTCGGCCGGGCGATGGACGACGGCGTCGGCATCTTCCGCACCCGCGCGGGCATGGAGCGCACCGCGGCCACCGTCCGGGAGCTCCGGCACCGGTACGCCGAGGTGCGCGTGGTCGACACCTGCCCCGTCTACAACACCGACTGGGCCGCCGCGGTCGAGCTCGGCGCGATGCTCGACGTCGCGGAGGCGCTGGTGCCCTCCGCGCTGGCCCGCGAGGAGTCCCGCGGGTCGCACCAGCGGCTCGACGGGTTCGGCGAGCGCGACGACGAGCGGTTCCTCGCGCACACCCGCGCGTGGTGGACGCCCGACGGGCCGCGCCTGGAGCACACGCCGGTGACGATCACGACCTCGCCGCCCGCGACACGCGCGTACGGCGCCGCGGGTGCGGCCGCGACGGCCGAGGGGGCGGACCGGTGA